A single genomic interval of Chitinophaga sp. 180180018-3 harbors:
- the leuS gene encoding leucine--tRNA ligase: protein MEYNFRAIEKKWQEEWKQSNAYRVSNDSPKPKCYVLDMFPYPSGAGLHVGHPLGYIATDIYARYKRLKGYNVLHTMGYDAFGLPAEQYAMETGQHPAVTTEQNIKAFREQLDNIGFCYDWDRQVTTSDPSYYKWTQWIFLQIFESWYNRISQKAEPIASLVAIFEKEGNSAHICPGDRTIQFSSAQWKACSEKEQREILMQYRLAYLAYAEVNWCEALGTVLANDEVVNGVSERGGYPVVKKKMRQWFLRITEYANRLLEGLERVAFSDAMKEMQRNWIGRSQGAEIRFSLKNTAETIEVYTTRPDTIFGVDFIVLAPEHDLVAAITTREQQADVDKYLEYVQSRSERERMADVKQITGCFTGAYAINPFDGRQIPVWIAEYVLAGYGTGAIMAVPCGDQRDYGFARHFNIPITNIIGDAFNGEEANPTKDAKLQNSGFLNGMDMKPAMDVVIDKLEEIGIGRRQINYKMRDAGFSRQRYWGEPFPILFKDGIPYGMEEKDLPLELPHVEHYKPGAEGEGPLANITDWVNIAPNVKRETNTMPGYAGSSWYFLRYMDPHNAHTFANRKATDYWNQVDVYVGGTEHAVGHLLYSRMWTKVLFDLGHIGFDEPFKSLINQGMIGGSSRLVYRIRGTHQFVSQGLKDQYETDELHVDVNIVDGVELDTEAFKKWKSDYADATFILEDGKYICGVLLEKMSKRLFNTVNPNDLVDRYGADTFRMYEMFLGPVEQSKPWDTKGIEGVHRFLKKMWRLFIDEHKGNLVNDQAPTADELKVLHKTIQKIDHDTNGFSYNTAVSQFMICVNELASLRCHKRAILEPLLILLTPYAPHFSEELWQGIGNSGSILDASYPLFEEKYTRETAFNYPIAINGKTRAEMGFPLDAANTDIEKEVLASDVVQKWLEGKAPKKVIIVKGRMINVVV, encoded by the coding sequence ATGGAATACAATTTCAGGGCAATCGAAAAAAAGTGGCAAGAGGAATGGAAGCAATCAAATGCTTACCGGGTGAGTAACGACAGTCCAAAGCCCAAATGTTATGTACTGGACATGTTCCCTTATCCCTCCGGGGCCGGCCTTCACGTAGGGCACCCGCTGGGATATATTGCAACGGATATTTATGCCCGTTACAAAAGGCTGAAAGGCTATAACGTACTGCATACCATGGGCTACGATGCTTTTGGCCTGCCTGCAGAACAATATGCCATGGAAACAGGCCAGCATCCGGCAGTTACCACGGAGCAAAACATCAAAGCTTTCCGGGAACAGCTGGATAACATTGGCTTCTGCTATGATTGGGACCGTCAGGTAACTACCAGCGATCCTTCTTACTATAAATGGACCCAGTGGATATTCCTGCAGATCTTCGAAAGCTGGTACAACCGGATTTCCCAGAAGGCGGAACCTATTGCCAGCCTGGTGGCCATTTTTGAGAAAGAAGGTAACAGCGCACATATCTGCCCCGGCGACAGAACTATACAGTTCTCCTCAGCACAATGGAAAGCCTGCAGCGAAAAAGAGCAGCGCGAAATACTGATGCAGTACCGCCTGGCCTACCTGGCCTATGCAGAAGTGAACTGGTGTGAGGCACTGGGCACCGTACTGGCCAATGATGAAGTAGTGAATGGCGTGAGCGAACGCGGCGGATATCCGGTAGTGAAGAAGAAAATGCGCCAGTGGTTCCTTCGCATCACCGAATATGCCAACCGCCTGCTGGAAGGCCTGGAGAGAGTGGCATTCAGCGATGCGATGAAAGAAATGCAACGCAACTGGATCGGCAGGAGCCAGGGAGCAGAAATCAGATTCTCGCTGAAAAACACTGCTGAAACCATAGAAGTATATACCACCCGGCCCGATACTATTTTCGGCGTTGATTTCATTGTACTGGCACCGGAACACGACCTGGTAGCAGCTATCACTACGCGGGAACAGCAAGCCGACGTGGATAAATACCTGGAATATGTACAAAGTCGCTCGGAACGCGAGCGTATGGCCGACGTAAAACAAATCACCGGTTGCTTCACCGGCGCTTATGCCATCAATCCGTTCGACGGCCGCCAGATACCGGTGTGGATTGCGGAATATGTACTGGCAGGCTACGGCACCGGCGCCATTATGGCCGTGCCCTGCGGCGATCAGCGCGACTATGGCTTTGCCCGGCATTTCAATATCCCGATCACCAACATCATCGGGGATGCGTTTAACGGCGAAGAAGCCAATCCAACCAAGGATGCCAAATTGCAGAACAGCGGTTTCCTGAATGGCATGGACATGAAACCAGCCATGGATGTTGTGATCGACAAACTGGAAGAAATAGGCATCGGCCGCCGGCAAATTAACTACAAAATGCGCGACGCAGGCTTCAGCCGCCAGCGCTACTGGGGCGAGCCATTCCCGATCCTGTTTAAAGACGGTATCCCATATGGAATGGAAGAGAAAGACCTTCCACTTGAGCTGCCGCATGTAGAACATTACAAACCGGGCGCTGAAGGAGAAGGCCCGCTGGCCAATATCACCGACTGGGTAAATATTGCCCCCAATGTGAAAAGAGAAACCAACACCATGCCCGGATACGCCGGCAGCAGCTGGTATTTCCTCCGCTACATGGATCCGCATAATGCACATACTTTCGCCAATCGCAAGGCAACCGATTACTGGAATCAGGTAGATGTGTATGTAGGCGGTACCGAACATGCTGTAGGGCACCTGCTCTATTCCCGCATGTGGACGAAAGTACTGTTCGACCTGGGACATATCGGCTTCGACGAACCTTTCAAATCCCTTATCAACCAGGGTATGATCGGAGGCAGCTCACGACTGGTATATCGCATCCGCGGCACCCATCAGTTTGTATCTCAGGGCCTGAAAGATCAGTACGAAACAGACGAGCTGCATGTGGATGTGAATATTGTCGACGGCGTAGAACTGGATACAGAAGCTTTTAAAAAGTGGAAATCCGACTATGCGGATGCTACTTTCATACTGGAAGACGGCAAATATATCTGCGGCGTGTTACTGGAAAAGATGAGTAAGCGTTTATTCAACACCGTTAACCCGAACGACCTGGTAGATCGCTATGGTGCAGATACATTCCGTATGTACGAAATGTTCCTCGGACCAGTAGAACAGTCGAAGCCCTGGGATACCAAAGGCATTGAGGGGGTACACCGTTTCCTGAAGAAAATGTGGCGGCTCTTTATCGACGAGCATAAAGGCAACCTGGTAAATGACCAGGCACCTACAGCGGATGAACTGAAAGTATTGCATAAAACTATCCAGAAGATAGACCACGATACTAACGGCTTCTCCTATAACACGGCAGTGAGCCAGTTTATGATTTGTGTGAACGAGCTGGCAAGCCTGCGTTGTCACAAACGTGCCATACTGGAGCCTTTGCTGATCCTGTTAACGCCTTATGCGCCGCATTTCAGCGAAGAACTGTGGCAAGGCATTGGCAATAGCGGCAGCATACTGGATGCTTCTTACCCGCTGTTTGAAGAGAAATATACCAGGGAAACAGCGTTCAACTATCCGATCGCTATCAATGGTAAAACCCGTGCAGAGATGGGATTTCCGCTGGACGCTGCCAATACAGACATAGAGAAAGAAGTACTGGCCAGCGATGTGGTACAGAAGTGGCTGGAAGGGAAAGCGCCTAAAAAAGTGATCATCGTTAAAGGCAGAATGATCAATGTAGTAGTCTGA
- a CDS encoding endonuclease/exonuclease/phosphatase family protein, with product MKKLLLAGISCIFAGFAAAQVPLKVMTFNIRYNNPEDSLNAWPLRKDKAASEVLFLEANLLGVQEALHDQMEDLQQRLPQYKSIGVGRDDGKTKGEYSAIFYDTTRLQLLKSETFWLSETPTVAGHIGWDGACTRIVTWGKFRDKKTNKLFFHFNTHFDHRGKVARRESAKFLLQQVHNIAGNNPAIITGDFNAVPSDEPIQIIVDANNPLHLTDSKSISKIPHFGPVGTFNGWHSGEMEDQPIDYIFLKGKFNVKKHATISESWEGRYASDHFAVYSEIEINN from the coding sequence ATGAAAAAACTATTGCTGGCCGGCATCTCCTGCATCTTTGCCGGTTTTGCCGCCGCACAGGTGCCGCTGAAGGTAATGACCTTCAACATACGTTATAACAATCCGGAAGATAGTTTAAATGCCTGGCCACTTCGTAAAGATAAAGCCGCATCAGAGGTACTTTTCCTGGAAGCCAATCTCCTCGGCGTACAGGAAGCACTGCACGATCAGATGGAAGACCTGCAGCAACGCCTGCCGCAATATAAAAGCATCGGTGTAGGAAGAGATGATGGGAAAACCAAAGGAGAATATTCTGCCATATTCTACGATACCACCCGGTTACAATTATTGAAAAGTGAAACATTCTGGCTTTCGGAAACGCCCACCGTTGCAGGCCATATCGGCTGGGACGGGGCATGCACCCGAATTGTTACATGGGGCAAATTCAGGGACAAAAAAACAAACAAACTTTTCTTCCATTTCAATACACACTTCGATCACAGAGGAAAAGTAGCCCGCAGGGAAAGCGCGAAATTCCTGCTGCAACAGGTGCATAACATCGCCGGCAACAATCCGGCTATCATCACCGGCGATTTCAACGCCGTACCCTCCGACGAACCTATTCAGATCATCGTCGACGCCAACAATCCCCTTCATCTGACCGATAGTAAATCTATCAGTAAAATTCCGCACTTCGGTCCGGTTGGTACATTCAACGGCTGGCATAGCGGAGAAATGGAAGATCAGCCGATCGACTACATCTTCCTGAAAGGTAAATTCAACGTGAAGAAACACGCCACTATTTCAGAAAGCTGGGAAGGAAGATATGCATCAGATCACTTCGCTGTTTACTCAGAAATAGAGATAAATAATTAA
- a CDS encoding permease-like cell division protein FtsX, protein MAQSGKSSAKKSKPSYLYSIIGVALVLFLLGTLGLVVIHANKLSVYFKESIEVQVILRDNVKEAQATALRDSIAHKPYVKSIEYVSKDMAAQRFKKDFGEDFISLLQYNPLYSSINIKANAGYVNSDSLKVIENNLSQQSIVREISYQRMLVSKLNENVNKIGLVILLISGLLCLVVIFLIDNTIRLAMFSNRFLIKTMQMVGATRWFIAKPFDLRSIVNGAISAAIAIAGLVGIMSFADKVLPELAGLRDNLMIVLLFAGMILIGICISLVSTHRSVMKYLRLKLDDLY, encoded by the coding sequence ATGGCGCAATCCGGGAAATCATCAGCAAAGAAGTCGAAACCATCCTACCTGTACTCCATCATAGGAGTGGCACTGGTATTGTTTTTACTGGGTACATTGGGGCTGGTGGTCATACATGCCAACAAACTGAGCGTGTATTTTAAAGAAAGTATAGAAGTACAGGTGATCCTGAGGGATAATGTGAAGGAAGCCCAGGCTACAGCACTGCGCGATTCCATTGCCCACAAGCCATATGTAAAGTCTATCGAATATGTGTCGAAGGATATGGCGGCCCAGCGTTTCAAAAAGGATTTCGGAGAGGATTTTATCAGCCTTTTGCAGTATAATCCTTTATACAGCAGTATCAACATAAAGGCGAATGCCGGTTATGTGAACAGCGATAGCCTGAAAGTCATTGAAAATAACCTTTCCCAGCAAAGCATTGTGAGGGAAATCTCCTATCAGCGTATGCTGGTGAGTAAACTAAATGAGAATGTCAATAAAATCGGCCTGGTAATCCTGCTGATCAGCGGTTTGTTGTGTCTGGTGGTAATATTCCTGATAGATAACACGATCCGTCTGGCGATGTTCAGCAACCGGTTCCTGATCAAAACTATGCAGATGGTAGGTGCTACGCGCTGGTTCATTGCCAAGCCGTTTGATCTCCGCAGTATTGTCAATGGCGCTATCAGTGCGGCTATTGCCATAGCCGGATTGGTAGGTATCATGTCATTTGCCGATAAGGTATTGCCGGAACTGGCTGGTTTGCGCGACAATCTGATGATAGTGCTCCTTTTTGCAGGAATGATCCTGATCGGCATTTGTATTTCGCTGGTAAGTACCCATCGTTCTGTGATGAAATACCTGCGCCTGAAACTGGACGATCTTTATTAA
- a CDS encoding radical SAM protein, with protein MPEKNYTYYDFTLSICSTCLRRVDAKVIFEDGKVFMVKHCPQHGREKVLIATDIDYYKNTRNYNKPSEAPLKTNTATHYGCPYDCGLCQDHEQHSCLSVIEVTDRCNLTCPTCYAMSSPHYGRHRTLEEIEQMLDIIVANEGQPDVVQLSGGEPTIHPQFFEILDIAKRKPIRHLMINTNGIRIAKDKEFTARLATYMPDFEVYLQFDSFKPDVLERMRGKDLTDVRQQALENLNEVNLSTTLVVTLQKGVNDEEMGAIIDYALKQRCVRGVTFQPVQVAGRTDDFNPETDRITLTEVRQRILQQSPVWNANDIIPVPCNPDALAMAYALKIDGQVFPLTRYVDPAVLLNNSRNTIVYEQDERLHQHVLKIFSTGISTDAAVNDMQSLLCCLPQVQAPGLDYTNLFRIVIMRFLDAYDFDVRAIKKSCVHIVHKDGRIIPFETMNLFYRDDKEAYLKALQQERELNTAL; from the coding sequence ATGCCTGAGAAAAATTATACGTATTACGACTTTACACTGAGCATCTGCAGCACCTGCCTGCGCAGGGTAGATGCCAAAGTGATATTTGAAGATGGGAAAGTGTTTATGGTAAAGCATTGCCCGCAACACGGACGGGAAAAGGTGCTGATTGCAACCGATATAGATTATTATAAGAACACCCGGAATTATAATAAGCCATCTGAAGCGCCGCTTAAAACCAATACTGCTACGCATTATGGTTGTCCGTACGACTGCGGCCTTTGCCAGGATCATGAACAGCACTCCTGTTTAAGCGTCATTGAGGTAACTGACCGCTGTAACCTGACGTGCCCAACCTGCTACGCGATGTCGTCGCCGCACTACGGCCGGCATCGTACTCTGGAGGAAATTGAACAAATGCTGGATATCATCGTGGCCAATGAAGGGCAGCCCGATGTAGTACAGCTCAGCGGGGGCGAACCTACGATCCATCCTCAGTTCTTTGAAATACTGGATATCGCTAAACGTAAGCCCATCCGGCATCTGATGATCAACACCAATGGGATACGGATTGCGAAGGACAAAGAATTTACAGCGAGGCTGGCTACCTATATGCCCGATTTTGAAGTGTACCTGCAATTCGATTCCTTTAAACCGGACGTGCTGGAACGTATGAGGGGTAAGGATCTGACGGATGTAAGACAACAGGCGCTGGAGAACCTGAATGAAGTAAACCTCAGTACCACGCTGGTAGTGACTTTGCAGAAGGGTGTGAATGATGAAGAGATGGGAGCAATCATTGACTATGCACTGAAGCAACGTTGTGTAAGGGGAGTTACCTTTCAGCCGGTGCAGGTGGCGGGCCGTACAGATGATTTCAATCCTGAAACAGACCGCATTACCCTGACGGAGGTAAGGCAGCGTATCCTGCAACAATCGCCTGTCTGGAATGCCAATGATATTATTCCGGTGCCGTGCAACCCGGATGCGTTGGCCATGGCATATGCGCTGAAAATAGACGGTCAGGTATTTCCACTGACCCGTTATGTTGATCCGGCTGTATTACTGAATAATTCCAGGAATACTATTGTATACGAACAGGACGAAAGATTGCATCAGCATGTACTGAAGATCTTCAGCACAGGAATTTCTACAGACGCGGCCGTGAATGATATGCAGTCGCTGTTATGCTGCCTGCCACAGGTACAGGCGCCCGGGCTGGATTATACCAACCTGTTTCGCATTGTGATCATGCGCTTCCTGGATGCCTACGATTTCGATGTACGTGCTATCAAGAAATCCTGTGTGCATATAGTACATAAAGACGGCCGTATCATTCCCTTTGAAACCATGAACCTCTTTTACCGGGATGATAAGGAAGCCTATCTGAAAGCATTGCAGCAAGAACGTGAATTAAATACCGCGCTATGA
- a CDS encoding undecaprenyl-diphosphate phosphatase produces MNVFQAIIIAIVEGLTEFLPISSTGHMIIVSALLGISKDEFTKLFEVVIQLGAILAVVVFYWRKFLVFDKNRFNFYLKLAVAVVPALILGFLFSKKIDALLESPLTVGITLFLGGIILLFVDKWFQNPTIETEEKINLFTALRIGFYQCLALIPGTSRSAASIIGGMQQKLSRSVAAEFSFFLAVPTMAAATGYKLLKGKELLMAHPENMKLLLVGNIIAFIVALGAIKFFIGAVKKYGFKMWGYYRIVVGLAIIAAILMGYEL; encoded by the coding sequence ATGAACGTTTTTCAGGCTATCATCATAGCCATTGTGGAAGGATTAACGGAATTTCTACCCATTTCCTCCACCGGGCATATGATTATTGTAAGCGCATTGCTGGGCATCAGCAAAGATGAATTTACCAAGTTGTTTGAAGTTGTGATACAGCTGGGAGCCATCCTGGCCGTGGTGGTTTTTTACTGGAGAAAATTCCTGGTGTTTGATAAGAACCGGTTTAACTTTTACCTGAAGCTGGCCGTAGCCGTAGTGCCGGCCCTGATCCTCGGATTCCTGTTCAGCAAGAAGATCGACGCTTTGCTGGAGAGCCCTCTCACGGTAGGAATAACCTTGTTCCTGGGTGGGATCATCCTGCTTTTCGTAGATAAATGGTTCCAGAACCCTACTATAGAAACAGAAGAAAAGATAAACCTTTTCACCGCCCTGCGCATTGGCTTCTACCAGTGCCTGGCGCTGATACCAGGTACCAGCCGCAGCGCGGCCTCCATTATCGGTGGTATGCAGCAAAAACTGTCGCGCAGTGTAGCTGCTGAATTCTCCTTCTTCCTGGCAGTACCTACCATGGCAGCAGCCACCGGCTACAAATTGCTGAAAGGGAAAGAACTGCTGATGGCTCATCCGGAGAATATGAAGCTCTTGCTGGTAGGCAATATTATCGCATTTATCGTTGCCCTGGGCGCTATCAAATTCTTTATCGGCGCTGTTAAAAAGTACGGCTTTAAAATGTGGGGCTACTATCGTATCGTAGTGGGCCTGGCGATAATAGCTGCTATTTTGATGGGATACGAACTGTAG
- a CDS encoding prolipoprotein diacylglyceryl transferase family protein has protein sequence MQFPVYIHLFSLQFPLHAVTESLGMFIGFRYFLFLRKKQGDQVDSSHRVWAIIGAIFGALFGSRLLGALENPPGLLEAKHTLFYIYQNKTIVGGLLGGLAGVELIKKAVGERQSTGDLFVYPLILAMMIGRLGCFSMGIYEETYGLPTSLPWGMDLGDGLPRHPVSLYEIILLVILWQLIRYVSHRYTLVSGAKFKLFMIGYLLFRFLLDFIKPGYRYLFGLGSIQLACLAGLIYYLPVIIFPSRLIRKQYA, from the coding sequence TTGCAGTTTCCTGTTTATATCCATTTGTTTTCCTTACAATTCCCGTTGCACGCCGTTACGGAATCGCTAGGTATGTTTATTGGCTTCCGCTATTTCCTGTTCCTCCGCAAAAAGCAGGGCGATCAGGTAGATAGTAGCCACCGGGTGTGGGCCATTATCGGAGCCATTTTCGGCGCACTCTTCGGCAGCCGGCTGCTGGGGGCGCTGGAAAACCCGCCAGGACTGCTGGAAGCAAAGCATACACTGTTTTACATTTATCAGAATAAGACAATTGTGGGAGGATTGCTGGGAGGCCTTGCCGGAGTGGAGCTTATCAAGAAAGCGGTTGGCGAACGTCAGTCTACCGGCGACCTGTTCGTATATCCGCTGATCCTTGCCATGATGATAGGCCGCCTTGGCTGTTTCTCCATGGGCATCTATGAAGAAACCTATGGCCTGCCCACATCGCTGCCCTGGGGCATGGATCTGGGCGACGGCTTACCCCGGCATCCGGTATCTCTCTACGAAATTATATTGCTGGTTATACTCTGGCAACTCATCCGGTATGTAAGTCATCGTTATACCCTGGTGAGTGGCGCAAAGTTTAAACTTTTCATGATCGGATATCTGCTGTTTCGCTTCCTGCTGGATTTTATCAAGCCAGGCTACCGTTACCTGTTTGGTCTGGGATCTATACAACTGGCCTGCCTGGCAGGATTGATCTATTATCTGCCTGTTATCATTTTTCCATCACGACTAATCCGGAAACAATATGCCTGA
- a CDS encoding DUF3098 domain-containing protein — translation MAKTSTNPATTKEVPVADKTAATTGSIFPKENYKFMLAGIVVIILGFFLMMGGDSSDPNTFSPDQVYSFRRITLAPIVIVAGLLVEVYAIMRRPKTNA, via the coding sequence ATGGCTAAAACAAGCACAAACCCTGCTACAACTAAAGAGGTACCTGTTGCAGATAAAACTGCAGCCACCACCGGATCTATTTTTCCCAAAGAGAATTATAAATTTATGCTGGCTGGTATTGTGGTAATTATACTGGGTTTCTTCCTGATGATGGGTGGCGATTCTTCTGATCCCAATACCTTCAGCCCCGACCAGGTATATAGTTTCCGCAGAATCACCCTGGCGCCGATTGTGATAGTAGCCGGCTTACTGGTGGAAGTATATGCCATCATGCGCCGTCCTAAAACGAACGCTTAA
- a CDS encoding alanine dehydrogenase, with translation MEQRQKPVVSAGFTYSPLEETLDIPQKNSRLFIGIPKETSFQENRIALTPDAVSILAAHGHHIVVEHKAGDGSHYYDTDYSEAGAEIVYDKKEVFKAEIIVKSAPLNDDEIELLHPHQIVISPIHLAALKAQQVERMMDKRITLLSFENLKDDAGTYPIVRAMSEIAGGACMLIAGQYLSNDNKGKGILLGGVTGIPPTKVVIIGAGIVGEFAARTALALGSSVKVFDNNIYKLKRLQNNIGVRVFTSVIQPKVLAEQLRNADVAVGALSSQSGRTPIVVTEAMVSNMKAGSVIVDVSIDRGGCFETSEITTHENPVFKKYDVVHYCVPNIPSGFARTASEAISNVLMPLLVEAADDGGFENLVWIKRGVRNGIYLYKGALTNYHLSEKFKLKYTDLELLLAVKG, from the coding sequence ATGGAGCAGAGGCAGAAACCTGTAGTAAGTGCCGGATTCACCTATTCACCACTGGAGGAGACGCTGGATATTCCCCAGAAAAATTCCCGTTTGTTCATAGGAATCCCGAAGGAGACTTCGTTCCAGGAAAACCGGATTGCCCTTACCCCCGATGCTGTAAGCATACTGGCTGCGCATGGGCACCACATTGTAGTAGAACATAAGGCCGGCGACGGTTCTCATTATTACGATACAGACTATTCGGAAGCCGGGGCAGAGATCGTATACGATAAAAAAGAGGTTTTCAAGGCGGAGATTATTGTTAAATCAGCCCCGCTGAACGACGATGAGATAGAGCTGCTTCATCCGCACCAGATCGTTATTTCGCCCATACATCTTGCCGCGCTGAAGGCTCAGCAGGTAGAACGGATGATGGACAAACGCATCACGCTGCTATCGTTCGAAAACCTGAAAGACGATGCCGGCACCTACCCTATTGTCAGAGCGATGAGTGAGATTGCAGGGGGGGCCTGTATGCTGATAGCCGGGCAATACCTGAGCAACGACAATAAAGGGAAAGGCATCCTGTTAGGAGGTGTGACGGGAATTCCGCCTACGAAAGTAGTAATCATAGGGGCAGGAATCGTCGGAGAATTTGCCGCACGCACCGCCCTTGCGTTGGGATCTTCCGTAAAAGTTTTTGATAACAACATTTATAAGTTAAAACGCTTACAAAACAATATTGGCGTACGGGTATTTACTTCCGTTATTCAGCCCAAAGTACTGGCGGAACAGTTGCGTAATGCGGATGTTGCTGTTGGTGCATTGTCGTCGCAAAGTGGGCGTACCCCTATAGTTGTAACCGAAGCAATGGTCAGCAATATGAAAGCCGGCTCGGTGATCGTAGATGTAAGCATCGACAGGGGTGGTTGTTTTGAAACATCCGAAATCACGACCCACGAAAATCCTGTATTCAAAAAATACGATGTGGTACACTATTGCGTACCGAATATTCCTTCCGGATTTGCCCGTACAGCGTCGGAAGCCATCAGCAATGTGCTGATGCCACTGCTCGTCGAAGCAGCCGATGACGGCGGATTTGAGAACCTGGTTTGGATCAAAAGGGGTGTCCGTAACGGCATCTATCTTTACAAAGGCGCCCTGACCAATTACCACCTTAGCGAGAAGTTCAAGCTGAAATATACAGACCTGGAGCTGCTGCTGGCGGTGAAGGGATAG
- the tsaE gene encoding tRNA (adenosine(37)-N6)-threonylcarbamoyltransferase complex ATPase subunit type 1 TsaE, translated as MQWTFTLDQLPETARQFWEHFADKRVFTLTGPMGAGKTTLVKALCAARGVHDATASPTFSIINEYAYEDDKGVAHSIFHLDLYRLRDEDDAISAGVEDTLYQDAVCFVEWPEIIAHLLPPDTVHLQLEVQPDQKRRLLEIASSLK; from the coding sequence ATGCAATGGACATTTACGCTGGATCAATTACCGGAAACTGCCAGGCAATTCTGGGAACATTTTGCAGACAAACGGGTGTTTACCCTTACAGGGCCGATGGGGGCCGGAAAAACCACGTTGGTAAAAGCCCTTTGTGCAGCCCGGGGAGTACACGATGCCACCGCCAGTCCTACTTTTTCAATCATTAATGAATATGCCTACGAGGATGACAAAGGAGTTGCCCATAGTATTTTCCATCTTGACCTCTACCGGCTGCGCGACGAAGATGATGCCATCAGTGCAGGTGTGGAAGACACGCTTTACCAGGATGCCGTTTGTTTTGTGGAATGGCCGGAAATAATAGCGCATCTGCTTCCACCCGATACCGTTCACCTTCAGCTGGAAGTGCAGCCCGATCAAAAAAGGCGGTTACTTGAAATCGCTTCATCTCTCAAATGA
- a CDS encoding peptidoglycan DD-metalloendopeptidase family protein, with amino-acid sequence MLQEVLKKYQSTFKPVIPLMGDHEPLLVMDFTANNTTLTKNILQDITRFSRYIETILRQNGCRLGIGGYAEHRTIYSVSPHFDAGEEPRRLHLGMDIWGETGTQLFAPMNAHIHSFRFNDHFGDYGATIILQHQLDGYQFHTLYGHLSISNLQGLYENMPIMAGQPLGHFGTPSENGGWPPHLHFQVIEDMQGFRGDYPGVCRYSEKEKFLQNCPDPDIILQLNKFTH; translated from the coding sequence ATGTTACAGGAGGTATTAAAGAAGTATCAATCCACCTTCAAACCGGTTATTCCACTTATGGGGGATCATGAACCATTGCTGGTAATGGATTTTACGGCCAACAATACTACGCTGACCAAAAACATCCTGCAGGATATCACCCGCTTCAGCAGGTACATTGAAACCATACTGCGCCAAAACGGCTGCCGGCTTGGGATTGGCGGGTATGCAGAGCATCGGACCATTTATTCGGTAAGCCCGCATTTTGATGCAGGAGAAGAACCCAGGCGGCTGCACCTGGGGATGGATATCTGGGGAGAGACAGGCACGCAGTTGTTTGCTCCAATGAATGCGCATATACACAGTTTCCGCTTCAATGACCATTTCGGCGATTACGGCGCCACTATTATCCTGCAACATCAGCTCGACGGCTATCAGTTCCATACCCTGTACGGACACCTGAGCATCTCTAACTTGCAGGGCCTATACGAAAATATGCCGATCATGGCAGGGCAGCCGCTCGGGCACTTTGGCACTCCTTCGGAAAACGGCGGCTGGCCGCCACACCTGCACTTCCAGGTGATCGAAGATATGCAGGGCTTCCGTGGCGATTATCCCGGAGTTTGCCGCTACAGCGAAAAAGAAAAGTTCCTGCAGAACTGCCCTGATCCGGATATCATTCTGCAACTGAATAAATTCACGCACTGA